The genomic region TGGAACGGGAGATCTTCTGGATGCGCTTATCGAAGCCTTGCCAGAGATCGAAGAAGAAGAAGAATCTGAATTACCAAGATTTGCCGTGGTTGGAAGACCAAATGCTGGGAAATCTTCATTTATAAATGCACTTATCGGTGAGGATAGATATATCGTAACCGATATTGCTGGAACAACCAGGGATTCTATCGATACTAGGTATAATCGTTTCGGTTTTGAATTTAACCTGGTGGATACTGCCGGGATCAGGAGAAAATCTAAGGTTAAGGAAAACCTTGAGTTCTATTCGGTAATGAGATCTGTTAGGGCTATCGAGAACTGTGATGTATGTTTAGTAGTTCTGGATGCAACCCGTGGATTTGATGGTCAGGTTCAGAATATTTTCTGGCTTGCCCAGAGAAATCATAAAGGTATCGTGATCCTGGTGAACAAGTGGGACCTTGTAGATAAGGAAACCAATACCATGAAAGAGTACGAGGCGATGATACGTCGTGAGATCGAACCTTTCACCGATGTACCGATCGTATTTATTTCAGTATTGACCAAGCAAAGAGTTTTTAAAGCAATTGAGACGGCCGTTAAGGTATTTGAGAATAGAAGTAAGAAGATCAAAACCCGTGAGTTTAATGATATCATGCTTCCAATTATCGAGAAAAATCCGCCGCCGGCTTATAAAGGAAAATATGTAAAGATCAAATTCTGTATGCAGTTACCAACACCGCATCCACAATTTGCTTTTTTCTGTAATCTTCCGCAATATGTAAGAGATCCTTATAAGAGGTTTTTAGAGAATAAATTGAGGCAGGAATTCGATTTTGAAGGTGTTCCAATTTCAATTTTCTTTAGAAAGAAATAGGAAGTCCTTACAAAGTAAATTAAGCCTTTTATCATATAATCACCCTGTAATTTGTTCTGCAAATTACCGGGTGATTTATTTAATGCCAATTCTGAAAATTTCCTAGCTCATTTTAAATGGGTGTAATTTGAATAATATCAACCTTGTCAGCTTGATATCATCCTTTCTGACACCAGTTACTAGCCTTAATTTGAAGGAAAATATCGAATTATAAGAGGATGAAAAGGAGCCATTGGTTCTACGCCTATAATATTGTTAGTTCAACGATTAATTTTTGAAAAACTTCTGTAACTCCTTATATTTAAGAGAATTGAGTATTAATATTAAAGAAGGAGATTATGGAGATTTTTACTGATTTTATTCACAATTACAATAATTCCTTAAGAGGTCTTAGTATCTGGGGCAAAATCCTGGTTACCCTCACTTTGGCAATGATCTTTGTTGCTATTATTGGAGCAATTGTTAATGTGATCCTGCTTAACGTCTAATTCAATTTTGAATTATTGAAAACTTACTCTCATCCCCCGTTGACCATTTCGTTTTCTTCTACATAAACGAACAGGTTTTTTATTGGTCAAATTTTCATTAATTAAATTCCACTATTAAAATATCACCCTGCTATGTAACCATGGTTACTGTGCAAATTTCCTTTATGGCGTAAATTCAATATATAAAATTTGAAGCCATGAAAACTGTAGTGATTGGAGGGAATTTTGCCGGTTTAACTGCTGCGCTGGAATTAAAGAGAAAAGGAAAACAAGAGCAGGAAGTTGTCGTTATTGATAAATCTACTGTATTCCTTTTTATTCCATCCCTCATATGGGTTCCGTTTGGAAGAAGAGAGATTAAGGATATTTCTTTCCGTAAAGATGAACTTTTAAGAAAGAAAGGAGTTGAGTTCATTAATGCCGAAGCAATTAAGGTAGATCCAGACAAAAATATTGTAGTTACTAGTAAAGGTGATGTAAGTTATGATCAGCTGGTGATTGCCACCGGGCCAAAGGTAAAATATGATGTTGCTCCCGGTGTTAAGGAGTATGCTCATTATATTGGCACACCCAAAGGTGCGATGGAAACACGAAAAGCTCTTGAAAAATTTAAAAAAGATCCTGGCCCTGTGGTTATTGGAGCAACTCAAAATGCGGGTTGTATGGGAGCGGCTTACGAATTTCTGTTCAATATTGAAAAATGGCTTCGCGAGCAGAAGATTCGTAAAAAAGTCGATCTGTACTGGATCACTCCAGAAACCTTTTTAGGTCACTTTGGAATTGACGGAATAAAAGGTGGGGAAACCATGTTGAAATCCTTCATGAAAATGTTTCATATTCATTACAGAACAGAGGTAGGGGTTAAAGAGGTTTTTAAAGACAGGGTAGAACTGACTACCGGTGAAATTCTACCGAGTAAGTTTACCATGTTAATGCCACCTTTTATTGGAGTTGATTTTGTAACCAATTCACCTGGCCTCCACGCAACCGAAGCTGGATATATCCCGGTAACCAATGATTACAGGCATGTGGATTATCCCAATGTCTGGGCAGCGGGAATTGCGGTAGATGTGAAATTGCCCTTTACACCTGGAAAGATACCTTTCTCTGGTCCTAAAACAGGTTATCCTTCAGATGAAACTGGTAAGATCGTGGCAGAGAATATAATCAGATTGTCTAAGGGAGAAACTAAGCTTAAAGAAAAAGCCTGGGGTAAAATTCCTGGAATATGCGTTATGGATGCAGGTAAAAAAGAAGTGATCATTCTTTCTGACACACTTTTTAAACCCAGAAAATTCGCGGTAATGATCCCTAATGTGCTTTACGATTTCTCTAAAGTACTATTTGAGAAATACTTTATGTGGAAAACGAAACGTGGTTTGTCCTATTTACCATGATCATCGGTTAGTTTTAAATTGAGGTATAAAAAAAGCCCGCTAAAAATAGCGGGCTTTTTAAAGGTGGTGCCTCCAGGAATCGAACCAGGGACACAAGGATTTTCAGTCCTTTGCTCTACCAACTGAGCTAAGGCACCAGTTGCTTTGTTAAGCGGTGGCAAATATAATTTCATTTTTAGGAACTCACAAAGGAAATTTTAAAAAAATGCTTTTGTATTTTAGCTTTTCTAAGAAAATCTGAATGAATTTAGTAATTGATGCCGGAAATACTTCAGTAAAGACTGCTGTTTTTCAAAACAATAGGTTGCTGGAAAAGCAGAATTTCAAAAAGGAAAATTTTTCAAAAGAATTTCAAAAGATCCGGAAAAACTTTCCCGAAATCACCAAATCTATAATTTCCAGTGTCACTTCTGGAGGGATTGAAATGATTTCAGAGCTAAAAAAGTCATTCCCGGTCCTGGAATTGGATAATTCTACACCGGTTCCTTTCGAAAACAGGTATGCCACTCCCAAAACTTTAGGAAAAGACAGAATTGCCCTGGTAACTGCCGCGGTAAATTCATTTCCAGGAAAGAATGTTTTGATCATCGATGCCGGTACCTGCATTACTTATGATATCAAAACGGCTGAAGAGGTCTATTTAGGAGGTGCGATTTCTCCAGGTTTAAATATGAGATTTAATAGTCTGCACAAGTTTACCGCAAATTTACCGTTAGTTATTCCGAAGCCGGAAGCCGAATTAATAGGTAATACTACTCAAACCAGTATCTTATCCGGAATTATTAATGGAATAAAAATGGAATTAACGGGAACCATAGAATCCTACCGCTCTCAATTTGAAGATTTAACAGTTATTTTTACAGGAGGGGATAGCCAAATTTTGTCTATACCATTAAAAAATAGCATATTTGCCAACTCAAATTTTTTGTTAGAAGGACTTAATTTCATTCTAGAATTTAACAATACTCAATGATAAAACGATTTATAGTAATCGTAGCTTTATTTTCAGCTTTTATAGCCGAAGCACAGGAAAACGTTTCTTCGCCTTATTCATATTACGGCATTGGTTTAACTAACTTTAAGGGTACCGTAGAGAATAGATCTATGGGAGGATTAAGTATCTTTGCAGACAGCATTCATATTAATATGCAGAATCCTGCCGGTTATGGTAGATTGAAACTTACAAATTATGCGGTAGGTGCCAGTCATGACAGGATAAGCCTTGAAACCGATAGTGATAGTGATAATGCAAAAATCACGTCCCTTGATTATCTTTCGTTAGCATTTCCTGTTAGCGATAAAGTAGGTATTGGGGTAGGAGTGCTTCCTTATACCTCGGTGGGGTATAGGATTTTAGATATGGAAGAAGGTTCTGCCAGTTTGTTGAATGGTAGAGGTGGAATGAACAAAGTATTTCTTTCTGCTGGATGGGCTGTGACCAAGGATTTAAGTATAGGTGTGGATGCCAATTATAACTTCGGGAATTTTCAAAATTCTCAAAGTATAAACAGGGAAGATCTGCAATATGGAACTACAGATGTAAATAGGTCTGATATTAAAGGATTTACCTTTAACTTTGGGGCTAAT from Gramella sp. MT6 harbors:
- the der gene encoding ribosome biogenesis GTPase Der, translated to MGNIVAIVGRPNVGKSTFFNRLIQRREAIIDSVSGVTRDRHYGKSDWNGKKFSLIDTGGYVKGSDDVFEAEIDKQVELAIDEADAIIFMVDVEDGVTSMDEEVANLLRKVNKPVLLAVNKVDNNKRLANAVEFYSLGLGEYFPIASTNGSGTGDLLDALIEALPEIEEEEESELPRFAVVGRPNAGKSSFINALIGEDRYIVTDIAGTTRDSIDTRYNRFGFEFNLVDTAGIRRKSKVKENLEFYSVMRSVRAIENCDVCLVVLDATRGFDGQVQNIFWLAQRNHKGIVILVNKWDLVDKETNTMKEYEAMIRREIEPFTDVPIVFISVLTKQRVFKAIETAVKVFENRSKKIKTREFNDIMLPIIEKNPPPAYKGKYVKIKFCMQLPTPHPQFAFFCNLPQYVRDPYKRFLENKLRQEFDFEGVPISIFFRKK
- a CDS encoding FAD/NAD(P)-binding oxidoreductase; the encoded protein is MKTVVIGGNFAGLTAALELKRKGKQEQEVVVIDKSTVFLFIPSLIWVPFGRREIKDISFRKDELLRKKGVEFINAEAIKVDPDKNIVVTSKGDVSYDQLVIATGPKVKYDVAPGVKEYAHYIGTPKGAMETRKALEKFKKDPGPVVIGATQNAGCMGAAYEFLFNIEKWLREQKIRKKVDLYWITPETFLGHFGIDGIKGGETMLKSFMKMFHIHYRTEVGVKEVFKDRVELTTGEILPSKFTMLMPPFIGVDFVTNSPGLHATEAGYIPVTNDYRHVDYPNVWAAGIAVDVKLPFTPGKIPFSGPKTGYPSDETGKIVAENIIRLSKGETKLKEKAWGKIPGICVMDAGKKEVIILSDTLFKPRKFAVMIPNVLYDFSKVLFEKYFMWKTKRGLSYLP
- a CDS encoding type III pantothenate kinase, yielding MNLVIDAGNTSVKTAVFQNNRLLEKQNFKKENFSKEFQKIRKNFPEITKSIISSVTSGGIEMISELKKSFPVLELDNSTPVPFENRYATPKTLGKDRIALVTAAVNSFPGKNVLIIDAGTCITYDIKTAEEVYLGGAISPGLNMRFNSLHKFTANLPLVIPKPEAELIGNTTQTSILSGIINGIKMELTGTIESYRSQFEDLTVIFTGGDSQILSIPLKNSIFANSNFLLEGLNFILEFNNTQ